Proteins encoded in a region of the Pieris brassicae chromosome 3, ilPieBrab1.1, whole genome shotgun sequence genome:
- the LOC123706812 gene encoding zinc finger protein GLIS3-like isoform X1 encodes MREIYAVPAKCDCEVTTVTKMLLFPTWRPELHEGCRVPWIPTERFAPYVARSVTVPPPPPQISDSDSCGSLSPERLNDSGSDECICEWRGCGVRFDSVSRLSAHVARVHAHAHSDGYFYCCWRGCTRSQRGFNARYKMIVHMRIHTNERPHTCNQCQKSFSRAENLKIHLRSHSGEKPYVCPYEGCGKAYSNSSDRFKHTRTHKVDKPYCCKAPGCTKRYTDPSSLRKHVKAYKHFTEKENPKLAPRAESISPMRETIDPVIDHRISPYTYHISESYPVNYHPTYIRTEPVYKEPQETYPVYTRMYDHTLSYSTQDYPLYRPQYYESRIDVENSFPENSDVPLNLICAKRIQCRPIEGLRHTELPLDLSTKS; translated from the exons CGATTGTGAAGTGACCACTGTTACAAAAATGTTGCTCTTTCCGACGTGGAGACCAGAATTGCATGAGGGTTGCAGAGTACCATGGATTCCAACTGAACGTTTCGCGCCCTATGTCGCTCGATCTGTTACAGTGCCACCCCCACCACCACAG atttcgGACAGTGACTCCTGTGGAAGTTTGTCACCAGAGAGACTCAATGATTCGGGATCAGATGAATGCATATGCGAATGGAGAGGATGCGGCGTAAGATTCGATTCCGTTTCTCGTCTGTCGGCACACGTAGCGAGAGTCCATGCGCATGCGCATAGCGATGGATACTTCTACTGTTGTTGGAGGGGGTGTACAAGATCTCAAAGAGGTTTTAATgcaag ATACAAAATGATAGTGCACATGAGAATTCACACTAATGAGCGTCCTCACACTTGCAATCAATGCCAGAAAAGCTTTTCAAGGGCGGAAAACCTCAAAATTCATCTCCGGTCGCATTCCGGGGAAAAACCTTACGTCTGTCCATATgag GGCTGCGGCAAAGCGTATTCAAATTCTAGCGATCGTTTCAAACACACACGGACTCACAAAGTAGACAAGCCGTACTGCTGCAAAGCACCAGGTTGCACCAAACGGTACACCGATCCGTCCAGCTTGCGTAAACACGTCAAGGCATACAAACACTTCACAGAAAAGGAGAATCCAAAATTAGCACCACGAGCTGAGAGTATATCCCCAATGCGCGAAACCATAGATCCTGTGATCGACCATAGGATATCACCATACACATACCATATTTCAGAATCGTATCCAGTGAACTACCACCCAACATATATCCGAACTGAGCCAGTGTATAAGGAACCTCAAGAAACCTATCCAGTATATACCAGAATGTATGATCACACGTTGAGTTACTCTACACAGGACTACCCTCTTTACAGGCCTCAATACTACGAAAGTAGAATAGACGTGGAAAATTCATTTCCGGAAAATTCAGATGTTCcattgaatttaatatgtgCTAAACGTATTCAATGCAGACCAATTGAAGGACTTAGGCATACGGAGTTACCCTTAGATTTAAGTACTAAAAGTTAg
- the LOC123706812 gene encoding zinc finger protein GLIS2-like isoform X2, with protein MLLFPTWRPELHEGCRVPWIPTERFAPYVARSVTVPPPPPQISDSDSCGSLSPERLNDSGSDECICEWRGCGVRFDSVSRLSAHVARVHAHAHSDGYFYCCWRGCTRSQRGFNARYKMIVHMRIHTNERPHTCNQCQKSFSRAENLKIHLRSHSGEKPYVCPYEGCGKAYSNSSDRFKHTRTHKVDKPYCCKAPGCTKRYTDPSSLRKHVKAYKHFTEKENPKLAPRAESISPMRETIDPVIDHRISPYTYHISESYPVNYHPTYIRTEPVYKEPQETYPVYTRMYDHTLSYSTQDYPLYRPQYYESRIDVENSFPENSDVPLNLICAKRIQCRPIEGLRHTELPLDLSTKS; from the exons ATGTTGCTCTTTCCGACGTGGAGACCAGAATTGCATGAGGGTTGCAGAGTACCATGGATTCCAACTGAACGTTTCGCGCCCTATGTCGCTCGATCTGTTACAGTGCCACCCCCACCACCACAG atttcgGACAGTGACTCCTGTGGAAGTTTGTCACCAGAGAGACTCAATGATTCGGGATCAGATGAATGCATATGCGAATGGAGAGGATGCGGCGTAAGATTCGATTCCGTTTCTCGTCTGTCGGCACACGTAGCGAGAGTCCATGCGCATGCGCATAGCGATGGATACTTCTACTGTTGTTGGAGGGGGTGTACAAGATCTCAAAGAGGTTTTAATgcaag ATACAAAATGATAGTGCACATGAGAATTCACACTAATGAGCGTCCTCACACTTGCAATCAATGCCAGAAAAGCTTTTCAAGGGCGGAAAACCTCAAAATTCATCTCCGGTCGCATTCCGGGGAAAAACCTTACGTCTGTCCATATgag GGCTGCGGCAAAGCGTATTCAAATTCTAGCGATCGTTTCAAACACACACGGACTCACAAAGTAGACAAGCCGTACTGCTGCAAAGCACCAGGTTGCACCAAACGGTACACCGATCCGTCCAGCTTGCGTAAACACGTCAAGGCATACAAACACTTCACAGAAAAGGAGAATCCAAAATTAGCACCACGAGCTGAGAGTATATCCCCAATGCGCGAAACCATAGATCCTGTGATCGACCATAGGATATCACCATACACATACCATATTTCAGAATCGTATCCAGTGAACTACCACCCAACATATATCCGAACTGAGCCAGTGTATAAGGAACCTCAAGAAACCTATCCAGTATATACCAGAATGTATGATCACACGTTGAGTTACTCTACACAGGACTACCCTCTTTACAGGCCTCAATACTACGAAAGTAGAATAGACGTGGAAAATTCATTTCCGGAAAATTCAGATGTTCcattgaatttaatatgtgCTAAACGTATTCAATGCAGACCAATTGAAGGACTTAGGCATACGGAGTTACCCTTAGATTTAAGTACTAAAAGTTAg